The following are from one region of the Stanieria cyanosphaera PCC 7437 genome:
- a CDS encoding hybrid sensor histidine kinase/response regulator gives MSTVSSDQSVILIVDDTPTNLEILLDLLENSGFKVVVSEEGESAIEMAEYAPPDLILLDILMPEMDGFETCRRLKMKPTTKDIPIIFMTALSDRVDRVKGLNLGAVDYITKPLEHEEVLARVNIHLRLQNLTKRLTEQNAHLQQEIEKRKQAQAEKEQAFQALQQSEARFRRLVESNIIGIICSHLNGKITEANDAFLKIVGYDRNALQMGSLSWHEMTPSEYQHLDQAAIAQLLKSGVCNPFEKEFICQNGTRVPVMLGSALLEGSQTAVSFVLDLTEHKQAQQKIFEQAALLDITTDAILVRDLDNKIRFWNQGAERLYGWKASEAIGKNANELLYREQAIINQLPDIQASLTENGSWQDELHQVTKSNQEIIVSSRWTLVRDDEGQPKSLLVVNTDITEKKQLEMQFFRAQRLESLGTLASGIAHDFNNILTPMLAVSQLLPLKLPDLDEQSKNLLKILETSARRGAALVKQILSFAREEEGRKHRVQVRHLLSEVAQIAQQTFPKSIEVIKDVPSQNLWTVWADATQLHQVLMNLCINARDAMPNGGTLTIAAENIFLDEHYAKIDLDAQVGSYIVISIVDTGTGIRPEILERIFEPFFTTKELGQGTGLGLSTVLGIIKSHGGFLKVYSELGEGTQFKVYLPASEDPQIKQTENFNLPKGHGELILVVDDELAIREITKTLLKKYNYNVITAKDGIEAIAFYAQHQDQIAVVLMDMMMPAMDGSSTIRALRKINPQLKIIATSGLASNEKLTENADVRITTFLPKPYTAKDLLESLEKLI, from the coding sequence ATGAGTACTGTTAGTTCTGACCAAAGTGTCATTTTAATTGTTGATGATACTCCCACTAATTTAGAAATATTACTCGATTTGTTAGAAAATTCTGGCTTCAAGGTTGTAGTGTCAGAGGAAGGAGAAAGTGCGATTGAGATGGCGGAGTATGCTCCACCAGACTTGATTTTACTAGATATACTCATGCCTGAAATGGACGGTTTTGAAACTTGCCGTCGCTTGAAAATGAAGCCCACTACTAAAGATATTCCGATTATCTTTATGACTGCCCTCAGCGATCGCGTTGATCGGGTTAAAGGATTGAATCTGGGAGCGGTTGACTATATTACCAAGCCATTAGAGCATGAAGAAGTTTTAGCCCGTGTCAACATTCACCTGCGTCTCCAAAACCTAACTAAACGATTAACAGAACAAAATGCTCACCTGCAACAAGAAATTGAAAAACGCAAACAAGCACAAGCAGAAAAGGAGCAAGCTTTTCAGGCACTACAACAAAGCGAAGCTCGATTTAGAAGATTAGTTGAATCTAATATTATTGGTATTATTTGTTCACATCTAAACGGCAAAATTACAGAAGCCAACGATGCCTTTCTCAAAATAGTAGGCTATGATCGCAATGCTCTCCAAATGGGTTCTTTATCTTGGCACGAAATGACCCCATCAGAATACCAACATTTAGACCAAGCTGCGATCGCTCAATTACTTAAATCTGGAGTTTGTAATCCTTTTGAGAAGGAATTTATCTGCCAAAATGGTACTCGTGTACCTGTTATGCTCGGAAGTGCGCTTTTGGAAGGCTCTCAAACTGCTGTCAGTTTTGTTCTTGATTTGACCGAACATAAGCAAGCACAACAAAAAATCTTTGAACAAGCTGCGCTACTTGATATTACAACCGATGCAATTCTGGTGCGGGATTTGGACAACAAAATTCGATTTTGGAATCAAGGAGCAGAACGTTTATACGGATGGAAAGCCTCCGAAGCGATCGGCAAGAATGCTAACGAGCTTTTGTACCGAGAACAAGCAATTATCAACCAACTTCCCGACATTCAAGCAAGTTTAACTGAGAATGGTTCTTGGCAGGATGAACTGCACCAAGTTACTAAATCTAATCAAGAAATCATCGTTTCTAGTCGCTGGACACTAGTGCGTGACGATGAAGGACAACCAAAATCACTCCTCGTTGTTAATACTGATATCACAGAAAAGAAACAACTCGAAATGCAGTTTTTCCGCGCTCAACGCTTGGAAAGTCTCGGTACTCTTGCTAGTGGTATTGCCCACGATTTCAACAATATCCTCACTCCAATGCTGGCAGTCTCTCAACTGCTACCGTTAAAATTGCCCGATCTTGACGAGCAAAGTAAGAATTTACTGAAAATACTAGAAACCAGTGCTAGACGTGGGGCTGCTTTAGTTAAACAAATTCTTTCATTTGCCCGCGAAGAAGAAGGTAGAAAACATCGAGTCCAAGTCAGACATCTATTGTCGGAAGTGGCGCAAATCGCTCAACAAACATTTCCAAAATCTATCGAAGTGATCAAAGATGTTCCCAGCCAAAACCTTTGGACAGTTTGGGCAGATGCGACTCAACTGCATCAAGTCTTGATGAATCTCTGTATTAATGCTCGTGATGCCATGCCTAATGGCGGTACTTTAACTATTGCTGCTGAAAATATTTTCCTTGACGAACACTATGCCAAAATTGATCTTGATGCTCAAGTTGGATCATATATTGTCATTAGTATTGTCGATACGGGAACAGGTATTCGACCAGAAATATTAGAAAGAATTTTTGAGCCTTTTTTTACCACCAAAGAACTAGGACAAGGAACAGGACTTGGTTTATCAACGGTATTGGGTATTATCAAAAGTCATGGTGGTTTTCTAAAAGTATATAGCGAGCTAGGAGAAGGCACTCAATTTAAAGTATATCTACCAGCAAGCGAAGATCCTCAAATAAAGCAAACAGAAAACTTTAACTTACCAAAAGGACATGGAGAGTTGATTCTTGTGGTAGATGATGAACTTGCGATTCGGGAAATCACTAAAACCTTGCTCAAAAAATATAATTATAATGTTATCACCGCTAAGGATGGCATTGAAGCGATCGCTTTTTACGCTCAACATCAAGATCAAATCGCTGTCGTATTAATGGATATGATGATGCCAGCTATGGATGGTTCGAGTACTATCCGTGCTTTGCGCAAAATTAATCCTCAGCTTAAAATTATTGCTACCAGTGGATTAGCATCAAATGAGAAGTTAACTGAAAATGCAGACGTAAGAATTACTACTTTTTTGCCTAAACCCTACACTGCCAAAGATTTATTAGAAAGTCTGGAAAAGTTAATTTAA
- a CDS encoding response regulator, with product MESPRHHEAIARESEVALHLDGFKILIVDDEVDSRELLCVMLEELGAQAIAVGSAQEALQIISQTKPDLLVSDIGMPEIDGYMLLRQIRSLPPELGGNIPAIAVTAYAGEMNQQQALAAGYQKHIAKPINSDQLLKSIAELLIKPAH from the coding sequence ATGGAATCACCACGTCATCATGAAGCGATCGCTAGGGAGTCAGAAGTTGCTCTTCATCTTGATGGATTTAAAATATTAATTGTCGATGATGAAGTTGACAGTCGAGAATTACTTTGTGTAATGCTTGAAGAATTGGGAGCGCAAGCGATCGCTGTAGGTTCGGCACAAGAGGCTCTACAAATTATCAGCCAAACCAAACCAGATTTACTTGTTAGCGATATTGGAATGCCAGAAATAGATGGTTATATGTTGCTACGTCAAATTCGTTCGCTGCCACCAGAGTTAGGAGGAAACATTCCTGCGATCGCTGTAACTGCTTATGCTGGAGAAATGAACCAACAGCAGGCATTAGCTGCTGGATATCAGAAGCATATTGCTAAACCGATTAACTCAGATCAATTATTAAAATCTATTGCAGAGTTATTAATCAAACCTGCTCATTGA
- a CDS encoding aminopeptidase P N-terminal domain-containing protein has translation MGIELNEYRLRREQLMAKIGNGTAIFRSAPMATMHNDVEYVFRQDSDFYYLTGFNEPEAVAILAPHHEEHRFILFLQPKEPEKETWTGYRCGVEGAKEIYGADEAYSIAELDEKLPQYLINADRIYYHLGKDRHFNHVILSHWQRLMSQYQRRGKVPVAIEDTRPITYPMRLVKSTAEIVLMRKAAEISAQAHNRAREFAQPGVYEYQVQAEIEHTFRVKGAMGIAYPSIVASGANACILHYIENDRQMQDQELLLIDAGCSYGYYNGDITRTFPVGGKFTPEQKALYELVLEAQLKAIAEVQPGKPYNEFHDIAVCVLVQGLIDLGLLKGDLEEIIQQEKYKPFYMHRTGHWLGLDVHDVGVYKHNEETWQILQPGHILTVEPGIYISPNIQSAEGQPEVPENWRGIGIRIEDDLLVTETGHEILTAAVPKSVDAMENK, from the coding sequence ATGGGGATTGAACTAAACGAATATCGTTTACGCCGAGAACAGTTGATGGCAAAAATTGGTAATGGAACGGCTATTTTTCGCTCTGCACCAATGGCAACAATGCACAATGATGTTGAGTATGTTTTTCGTCAGGATAGTGATTTTTATTATTTAACAGGATTCAACGAACCAGAAGCAGTAGCGATATTAGCACCTCATCATGAAGAACATCGCTTTATTTTATTTCTCCAACCAAAAGAGCCAGAAAAAGAAACTTGGACTGGTTATCGTTGCGGTGTTGAAGGAGCAAAAGAAATTTATGGTGCAGACGAAGCTTATTCTATTGCCGAATTAGATGAAAAGTTACCCCAGTATCTCATTAATGCCGATCGCATTTACTATCATCTGGGCAAAGATCGGCACTTTAATCATGTCATTCTTTCCCATTGGCAAAGATTAATGAGTCAATACCAAAGAAGGGGAAAGGTTCCAGTCGCGATCGAAGACACTCGCCCGATTACCTATCCAATGCGGTTAGTTAAAAGTACTGCGGAAATTGTCCTGATGCGTAAAGCAGCCGAAATTTCTGCTCAAGCACACAACCGCGCCAGAGAATTTGCCCAACCAGGGGTTTATGAATATCAAGTTCAAGCAGAAATCGAACATACTTTTCGTGTAAAAGGTGCAATGGGAATTGCTTATCCTTCCATTGTTGCTTCTGGTGCTAATGCTTGCATTCTTCATTACATCGAAAATGATCGGCAAATGCAGGATCAAGAATTATTGTTAATTGATGCTGGTTGTTCTTACGGCTATTACAACGGCGATATTACTCGTACTTTTCCTGTAGGTGGAAAGTTTACTCCAGAACAAAAAGCTCTTTACGAACTTGTTTTAGAAGCACAATTAAAAGCGATCGCAGAAGTTCAGCCAGGAAAACCGTATAATGAGTTTCACGACATCGCTGTTTGTGTATTAGTTCAAGGATTAATTGATTTGGGATTATTGAAAGGAGACTTGGAAGAAATTATTCAACAAGAAAAATATAAACCTTTTTATATGCACCGTACTGGACATTGGTTAGGTTTAGATGTGCATGATGTCGGTGTCTATAAACACAATGAAGAAACTTGGCAAATTTTACAACCAGGACATATTTTAACTGTTGAACCAGGAATTTATATTTCCCCAAACATTCAATCTGCCGAAGGACAACCAGAAGTTCCTGAAAATTGGCGAGGTATCGGAATTCGGATTGAGGATGATCTGTTAGTCACTGAAACTGGACATGAAATTTTAACTGCTGCCGTACCAAAATCAGTTGATGCGATGGAAAATAAATAA
- a CDS encoding hybrid sensor histidine kinase/response regulator has translation MTTKMKTIVAEYNLIEVLYENNTTRVYRASRESEPTSVIIKTLKTEYPSLEQIARLRHEYQILQSLNIEGVVKPLALENYQNGLALILSDFEGETLKNAIAFGNFQLENFLQIAIQLASILAQLHQNNIIHKDIKPQNILINLQKNQVEIIDFSISSRLSKEEQTISNPDLFEGSLAYMSPEQTGRMNRSIDYRTDFYSLGITFYEMLTGQLPFQATDALELIHCHIAKTPLTPKEINRQIPQVVSDLVIKLLSKTAEERYQNALGLKADLEECLTKLKKTGKIDTFVIGKLDQYSQFIISQKLYGREQEVANLINAFERVTLGATEMILVSGYSGIGKSSLVNEVHKPIVRQRGYFISGKFDQFKRNIPYAPFIQAFQELIRQLLTENQEKIVIWQAKLLETLGTNGQIIIDVIPEVELIIGSQPPLPVLGAIETKNRFNRVFQQFIQVFCQKKHPLVLFLDDLQWADSASLKLIQLLISNLKSQYLLIIGAYRNNEVNATHPLSLSLEKIQKSGVIVNNIILQPLQIAHINQLISDTLHTDPKKSLSLAELVLKKTQGNPFFLTQLLKSLDQENLLKFNFDSGCWQWDIEKLKDIDITDNVVDLMIKQIQKLSSKTQNVLKLAACIGNKFTLDVLSIVHQKTLSETATDLWESLRAGLILPFNESYKIPLVISSQATKFLNDNQIQPTITYKFLHDRVQQAAYSLIADSQKKATHLKIGRLLLKNTPFEEREENIFTLVNQLNYGIDLLTSNSDKIELAELNFIAGRKAKAATAYEPAIRYLKEGLGLLPTKSWKNHYQLTLALYESAIESAYLNGDFEQMEQWAKVALKQTKTPLDKMKVYEVKIQACMAQLRQIDAVKIGLQGLELLDIKLPESPSLLAIEQTMTETATNLTGKKIEDLINLPLMTEADKLTAMRMLTNMGSPTYQAAPALFPLVVCQQVNLSLRHGNSVFSAYGYACYGVILNGIVEDIESAYQFGQLALNLIDKFKALELKTNVFFVTGSCTIHGKVHARETLPLLQDSYSSGLENGQFEYGSYAAAQKCLYSYLIGQELPRLAQEMATTSHALAQLKQKNALSWNQIFQQSVLNLLEPSQNSCGLLGEAYHEERSLPLLEEANDRTGLHYFYLNKLILCYLFKDYQQALENGWQAEHYLDGVKAFFVVPVFHFYDSLVRLALYPSASPSQQQQFLNQIKKNQEKMRKWADHAPMNYQHKYELVEAEKARVLSQYWQAMNYYDNAIALASEQGYIQEAALAAELAAEFYFSLGKDRFAQEYLKEAYYGYVRWGATAKVKSIETRYPDIFARIQQSENSSSPTQPTSSSSSGNHSQTLDLATVMKAYQVLSSEIVLDKLLTKLMQIVLENAGAETGILLLEKAGELQIEAFGAFNSDNVTITETKQEQELACTYPTSIVNYVARTHKAIVLDHAFNEEAFSFDEYIIRQQPKSILCLPILHQGKLTGILYLENNLTERAFTPERLEILQLLSSQAAIAIENARLYASLEEINLTLEAKVQERTLQLQEKNLHLQQEIRDRKRAEEAAEAANQAKSQFLANMSHELRTPLNGILGYTQILNKEKTLTEKQKNGLNIIARCGKHLLTLINDILDLSKIEAQKMELQPSDFYFRQFLESIIEICRLRAEQKGISLIYKPLSTFPTLIHADEKRLRQVLLNLLANAVKFTDQGSVTFKVGTHEGKLRFEVKDTGIGIAADQLEAIFLPFQQVGEQSRKTEGTGLGLAISRQLVQMIGGQLQVKSTLGVGSVFWFELDLPEVNQENNDLKAWKRNIIGFQGSKRKVLVIDDQWENRSVLVNLLEPLGFEVMEATDGLDGIAKARKFQPDLIFMDLIMPKLNGVETTRQLRMLPELANVAIVAISASVINFDHKQSLAVGCDDFLPKPFWEEDLLEKLQIYLGLEWIYEDEEKGTNKLVKNRVNKQEILSSDVTTFPIPATEEIAALLDLAMRGDLRGIVTRVNRLEELDRQWIPFATHLRKLAKDFKGKQIREFLKQL, from the coding sequence ATGACAACCAAAATGAAGACAATTGTTGCTGAATATAACCTGATTGAAGTTCTTTACGAAAATAATACCACCCGTGTTTACCGTGCTTCAAGAGAATCAGAGCCAACTTCGGTAATTATTAAAACTCTTAAAACTGAATATCCTTCCCTAGAGCAAATCGCTCGCTTGAGACACGAATATCAAATCCTTCAATCTTTGAACATAGAAGGAGTAGTTAAACCTTTAGCTTTAGAAAATTATCAAAATGGTTTGGCATTAATTCTGTCAGATTTTGAAGGAGAAACATTAAAAAACGCGATCGCTTTCGGGAATTTTCAATTAGAAAATTTTTTACAAATTGCAATTCAACTTGCTTCGATTTTGGCTCAATTGCATCAAAACAATATTATTCATAAAGATATTAAACCTCAAAATATCCTCATTAATCTTCAAAAAAATCAAGTTGAAATTATAGATTTTAGTATTTCATCACGTCTATCTAAAGAAGAGCAAACGATTAGTAATCCCGATTTATTTGAAGGTTCTCTTGCTTATATGTCACCAGAACAAACTGGCAGGATGAATCGTTCAATTGATTATCGAACTGATTTTTATTCTTTAGGAATTACTTTTTATGAAATGCTAACTGGTCAATTACCTTTTCAAGCTACTGATGCTCTGGAATTAATCCATTGTCACATTGCTAAAACGCCTCTAACGCCAAAAGAAATTAATCGGCAAATTCCCCAAGTAGTTTCAGATCTTGTTATTAAATTATTGAGCAAAACGGCTGAAGAAAGATATCAAAATGCTTTGGGATTAAAAGCTGATTTGGAAGAGTGTTTAACTAAGTTAAAAAAGACTGGAAAGATCGACACCTTTGTCATTGGAAAACTCGATCAATATAGTCAATTTATCATTAGCCAAAAACTTTATGGTCGCGAACAAGAAGTTGCCAATTTAATTAATGCTTTTGAGCGCGTGACGCTTGGCGCAACTGAAATGATTTTAGTAAGTGGTTATTCAGGAATAGGTAAATCTTCTTTAGTCAATGAAGTTCATAAACCGATTGTTCGTCAGCGAGGATATTTTATCTCGGGAAAGTTTGACCAATTTAAACGCAATATTCCTTATGCTCCTTTTATTCAAGCTTTTCAAGAATTAATCAGACAATTATTAACAGAAAATCAGGAAAAAATAGTAATTTGGCAAGCAAAACTTTTAGAAACTCTTGGTACAAACGGTCAGATTATTATTGATGTTATTCCTGAAGTAGAATTGATTATTGGTTCTCAACCGCCACTACCCGTCTTAGGAGCGATCGAAACTAAAAATAGATTTAATCGAGTATTTCAACAATTTATTCAAGTTTTTTGTCAAAAAAAGCATCCGTTAGTACTTTTTTTAGACGATCTGCAATGGGCAGATTCCGCATCGCTAAAATTAATCCAATTACTAATCAGCAACTTAAAAAGCCAGTATTTATTAATAATTGGTGCGTATCGCAATAACGAAGTTAATGCCACTCATCCTTTAAGCTTGAGTTTAGAAAAAATTCAAAAATCGGGTGTTATTGTCAACAATATTATTCTTCAGCCTTTGCAAATCGCTCATATCAATCAATTAATCAGTGATACTCTCCACACCGATCCAAAAAAATCACTTTCCTTGGCTGAATTAGTCTTAAAGAAAACTCAGGGAAATCCCTTTTTTCTAACACAGTTGCTCAAATCTCTTGATCAAGAAAATCTCTTGAAATTTAATTTTGACTCTGGTTGTTGGCAGTGGGACATCGAAAAACTGAAAGACATTGATATTACTGATAATGTCGTTGATTTAATGATCAAACAAATTCAGAAGCTGTCATCAAAAACGCAAAATGTCTTAAAGTTAGCAGCTTGTATTGGTAATAAATTCACTTTAGATGTTCTCAGTATCGTTCATCAAAAAACTTTATCAGAAACAGCAACAGATTTATGGGAATCTCTACGGGCTGGTTTGATTTTACCATTTAATGAATCTTACAAAATACCTTTAGTTATTAGTAGTCAAGCAACAAAGTTTTTAAACGACAACCAAATCCAACCGACTATTACTTATAAGTTTTTACATGACCGAGTTCAACAAGCAGCTTATTCCCTAATTGCCGATTCTCAAAAAAAAGCAACTCACCTAAAAATTGGTCGTTTGCTACTCAAAAATACACCTTTTGAAGAAAGAGAAGAAAATATTTTTACTTTAGTGAATCAATTAAATTATGGGATTGATTTACTAACATCTAATTCCGACAAAATTGAGCTAGCTGAACTAAATTTTATTGCAGGACGAAAAGCGAAAGCAGCGACAGCTTATGAACCTGCTATCCGTTACTTAAAAGAAGGCTTGGGATTATTACCCACCAAAAGCTGGAAAAATCATTATCAACTAACATTGGCACTTTATGAATCAGCCATAGAATCAGCTTACCTCAATGGCGATTTTGAGCAAATGGAGCAATGGGCAAAAGTTGCCTTGAAACAGACCAAAACTCCTCTTGACAAAATGAAAGTCTATGAGGTCAAAATTCAAGCCTGCATGGCTCAACTGAGACAAATCGATGCAGTTAAGATTGGTTTACAAGGATTAGAGTTGCTGGATATTAAATTACCAGAGTCGCCTAGCCTTTTGGCAATCGAGCAAACAATGACCGAAACGGCAACCAATTTGACTGGAAAAAAAATAGAAGACTTAATTAATTTACCTTTAATGACGGAGGCAGATAAGCTAACAGCGATGAGGATGCTAACCAATATGGGTTCTCCTACTTATCAAGCTGCGCCTGCATTATTTCCTTTAGTTGTCTGCCAACAAGTTAATTTATCGCTCAGACATGGCAATTCAGTATTTTCCGCTTATGGTTATGCTTGTTACGGAGTCATTTTAAACGGAATTGTTGAGGATATTGAATCAGCTTATCAATTTGGTCAGTTAGCTTTAAACTTAATTGACAAATTCAAAGCTTTAGAACTTAAAACAAATGTATTTTTTGTCACAGGATCATGTACGATTCATGGAAAAGTTCATGCGAGGGAAACTTTACCCCTCTTACAAGATAGTTACTCTAGTGGACTAGAAAACGGGCAGTTTGAATATGGTTCTTATGCTGCTGCGCAAAAATGTTTATATTCCTATTTAATTGGTCAAGAATTGCCAAGACTAGCACAAGAAATGGCAACAACTAGTCATGCTCTTGCTCAACTTAAACAAAAAAATGCCTTGAGTTGGAATCAAATTTTCCAGCAGTCGGTTCTCAATTTACTAGAACCTTCACAAAATTCCTGTGGTTTACTGGGTGAAGCTTATCACGAAGAAAGATCATTACCGCTACTTGAAGAAGCCAATGACAGAACCGGACTCCACTATTTTTATTTAAATAAGTTGATTCTTTGTTATTTGTTTAAAGACTATCAACAAGCTTTGGAGAATGGATGGCAAGCAGAGCATTATTTAGATGGGGTAAAAGCGTTTTTTGTTGTGCCAGTGTTTCATTTTTATGATTCTTTAGTACGATTAGCTCTCTATCCATCAGCATCACCTTCACAACAGCAACAATTTCTGAATCAAATCAAAAAGAATCAAGAAAAAATGCGAAAATGGGCAGACCATGCCCCAATGAATTATCAGCATAAGTATGAACTGGTAGAAGCCGAAAAAGCGCGGGTATTAAGTCAATATTGGCAAGCAATGAATTATTATGATAATGCGATCGCACTAGCTTCAGAACAGGGATATATCCAAGAAGCAGCCTTAGCAGCAGAACTAGCAGCAGAATTTTATTTTTCCCTTGGTAAAGATAGATTTGCCCAAGAGTATTTAAAGGAAGCTTACTATGGTTACGTACGTTGGGGTGCAACTGCCAAAGTTAAAAGTATAGAGACACGTTATCCCGATATTTTTGCAAGAATACAACAGTCAGAAAACTCAAGTTCTCCTACACAACCAACTTCTAGTTCTAGTAGTGGGAATCATTCCCAAACTTTAGATTTGGCGACCGTTATGAAAGCGTATCAGGTACTTTCTAGCGAAATTGTTTTGGATAAACTGTTGACCAAGTTAATGCAGATCGTACTCGAAAATGCAGGTGCGGAAACAGGAATTTTACTACTAGAAAAGGCAGGAGAACTACAAATTGAAGCCTTTGGAGCTTTCAACAGCGATAATGTCACGATCACAGAAACAAAGCAAGAACAAGAATTAGCTTGCACCTATCCCACCTCGATAGTTAATTACGTTGCTAGAACCCACAAAGCTATTGTTCTCGATCATGCCTTTAATGAAGAAGCTTTTAGTTTTGATGAGTACATTATTCGACAGCAACCCAAATCGATCCTTTGTCTACCAATTTTGCATCAAGGTAAACTCACAGGCATCCTTTATTTAGAAAATAATCTGACTGAACGCGCTTTTACTCCAGAACGATTAGAAATTCTTCAATTATTATCTTCTCAAGCAGCGATCGCAATTGAAAATGCACGTCTTTATGCCTCTTTAGAAGAAATCAATCTAACTTTGGAAGCCAAAGTACAGGAACGAACGCTTCAATTACAGGAAAAAAATCTGCACCTGCAACAGGAAATACGCGATCGCAAACGAGCAGAAGAGGCAGCCGAGGCAGCTAACCAAGCGAAAAGTCAATTTTTGGCGAACATGAGTCACGAACTGCGGACTCCTCTTAATGGAATTTTGGGTTATACCCAAATACTCAACAAAGAAAAAACTTTGACCGAGAAACAAAAGAATGGTTTGAATATTATCGCTCGCTGTGGGAAACACTTACTTACCCTGATCAACGATATCTTAGACCTCTCCAAAATCGAAGCTCAGAAAATGGAACTTCAGCCCAGTGATTTTTATTTTCGCCAATTTTTGGAAAGTATTATTGAAATTTGTCGCCTTCGTGCCGAACAAAAAGGAATTTCTTTAATTTACAAACCTCTTTCCACTTTTCCTACTTTGATTCACGCTGACGAGAAAAGATTAAGGCAAGTTTTGCTTAATTTACTAGCTAATGCAGTGAAATTTACCGACCAAGGCAGTGTCACGTTTAAAGTAGGCACTCACGAAGGAAAACTCCGGTTTGAAGTAAAAGATACAGGTATCGGTATTGCAGCAGACCAATTAGAAGCAATCTTTTTGCCCTTTCAACAGGTAGGTGAACAAAGTCGCAAGACAGAAGGTACAGGATTGGGATTAGCCATTAGCCGTCAATTAGTGCAAATGATAGGCGGTCAACTACAAGTCAAAAGTACTCTCGGTGTTGGTAGTGTTTTTTGGTTTGAGCTAGATTTGCCTGAAGTAAATCAAGAAAATAATGACCTGAAAGCTTGGAAACGCAATATTATCGGGTTTCAAGGCTCAAAACGAAAAGTTTTAGTTATAGACGACCAATGGGAAAATCGCTCTGTCTTGGTTAATTTACTAGAGCCTTTAGGATTTGAAGTGATGGAAGCAACGGACGGCTTAGATGGTATTGCCAAAGCACGTAAATTTCAACCCGATCTAATTTTTATGGATTTAATCATGCCGAAACTGAATGGTGTAGAAACTACCCGTCAGTTAAGAATGTTACCAGAACTTGCCAATGTAGCGATCGTGGCTATTTCCGCCAGCGTAATAAATTTCGATCACAAGCAAAGTTTGGCAGTCGGGTGTGACGATTTTCTACCCAAGCCATTTTGGGAAGAAGATCTTTTAGAAAAACTACAAATTTATTTGGGATTAGAATGGATTTATGAGGACGAGGAAAAAGGGACAAATAAACTGGTCAAAAACAGAGTAAATAAGCAAGAAATTCTTTCCTCTGATGTCACTACTTTCCCAATTCCTGCAACCGAGGAAATAGCTGCTTTACTAGATTTGGCTATGAGAGGTGATCTTAGAGGCATTGTTACGCGAGTCAATCGACTTGAAGAGTTAGATCGGCAATGGATACCATTTGCGACTCATCTTCGTAAACTTGCCAAAGATTTTAAAGGAAAACAAATTCGGGAATTTTTAAAACAATTGTAG